A genomic window from Micromonospora ferruginea includes:
- a CDS encoding Ig-like domain-containing protein — MRRWIFALATAAAVVVGGGVTMVLGPAYAAAVCTVDYTITREWSNGFWAELTVTNLGSPVTDWWLRFRQARDQTITMGLDRLPDGYTLGSGELYPITTLRPPPGSTLASGAAVTVRFGGNHRVADPEPTDWVLSGQPCDVDVAGPTHSSPPSASGSPQPSPSPLPGGPSVALTSPLPNDFFAAPGVIPIRAEATAAAGRQIERVEFRERGTLLAVDTTAPYGFDWRGVPPTSGTRVTATAYDSSGAQATAEVRGLRVLPPPAPGAAPALKAFGNRILTVTAGPRPYRPRGIIRSVVPAECAWGPIRWDGPVDDASVVALRARGVDAVRVVLSDACHIYTGSPTDRRNRVGYLDEAAGYVDRLVRAGITPIVSLRQTDDLAARSFWSAAAEVFGDDNAVVFDISPDNFPAAGGTDPATVWTCWRDGGPACLGTSLPTFGVQEQIRLLRVRGSFNLVLAAGIDGGNDLRRWLEYRPADPDGRSVAAAWRVDDRSACATPACWQATLLPVAAQVPLIATDVRAGSAAPTFVLRTVTWLDRHGIGHLRPSNGGDAS; from the coding sequence ATGCGACGTTGGATCTTCGCGCTGGCCACGGCTGCTGCGGTCGTCGTCGGTGGGGGCGTGACGATGGTGCTGGGGCCGGCCTACGCCGCGGCGGTGTGCACCGTGGACTACACGATCACCCGGGAGTGGTCCAACGGCTTCTGGGCCGAGCTCACCGTCACCAACCTGGGCTCTCCCGTCACCGACTGGTGGCTGCGGTTCCGGCAGGCCAGGGATCAGACGATCACCATGGGTCTCGACCGGCTGCCGGACGGATACACGCTCGGCAGCGGCGAGTTGTACCCGATCACCACGCTCCGCCCACCGCCGGGGTCCACGCTTGCGTCCGGCGCCGCGGTGACGGTGCGGTTCGGCGGCAACCACCGGGTCGCGGACCCCGAGCCGACCGACTGGGTGTTGAGCGGCCAGCCGTGCGACGTGGACGTCGCCGGCCCGACCCACTCGTCGCCGCCGTCGGCATCGGGCAGCCCGCAGCCCAGCCCCAGCCCGCTGCCGGGCGGGCCGTCGGTGGCGCTCACCTCGCCCCTGCCCAACGACTTCTTCGCCGCGCCGGGCGTCATCCCGATCCGGGCGGAGGCCACGGCGGCGGCCGGCCGACAAATCGAGCGGGTCGAGTTCCGGGAGCGCGGAACGTTGCTCGCCGTGGACACCACCGCGCCGTACGGGTTCGACTGGCGCGGCGTGCCGCCGACCAGTGGTACCCGCGTCACCGCCACCGCCTACGACAGCAGCGGCGCCCAGGCCACCGCCGAGGTCCGCGGCCTCCGGGTGCTCCCACCGCCGGCACCCGGCGCCGCACCCGCGCTGAAGGCGTTCGGCAACCGCATCCTCACGGTCACCGCCGGCCCGAGGCCTTACCGGCCACGCGGAATCATTCGGTCGGTCGTGCCCGCCGAGTGCGCCTGGGGACCGATCCGCTGGGACGGCCCGGTCGACGACGCTTCCGTGGTCGCGCTGCGGGCCCGCGGCGTCGACGCGGTGCGGGTCGTGCTGAGCGACGCCTGCCACATCTACACCGGAAGCCCTACCGACAGACGGAACCGCGTCGGCTACCTCGACGAGGCGGCCGGGTACGTCGACCGACTCGTCCGGGCCGGCATCACACCCATCGTGTCGCTGCGCCAGACCGATGATCTCGCCGCCCGCTCGTTCTGGAGCGCGGCGGCGGAGGTGTTCGGGGACGACAACGCGGTGGTCTTCGACATCTCGCCCGACAACTTCCCGGCAGCCGGCGGGACCGATCCCGCTACGGTCTGGACCTGCTGGCGCGACGGCGGTCCCGCATGCCTGGGCACCAGTCTGCCGACCTTCGGCGTGCAGGAGCAGATCCGGCTGCTTCGCGTCCGAGGCTCGTTCAACCTGGTCCTCGCCGCCGGGATCGACGGCGGCAACGACCTGCGTCGGTGGCTGGAATACCGCCCGGCCGACCCGGACGGCCGCAGCGTGGCTGCCGCCTGGCGCGTCGACGACCGCTCGGCCTGCGCCACGCCGGCCTGCTGGCAGGCCACCCTGCTCCCGGTCGCCGCCCAGGTGCCGCTGATCGCCACCGACGTCCGCGCCGGCTCGGCGGCGCCGACGTTCGTGCTGCGGACGGTCACCTGGCTCGACCGGCACGGCATCGGCCACCTGCGCCCGTCGAACGGAGGAGACGCAAGCTGA
- a CDS encoding DUF6326 family protein, translating into MTRTDTPARALQESHLPVQAKLAAAWASFMFLYIYVDYLALYKPGFVNEILGGVVHEFDTGPTFVALALTLMAVPILMILLSMALPARVNRATNLVVAALYIPVTVYNADGESWTYLYFYAFSIGLELLLLAFILRAAWTWPRTVRATADRDLAQAPV; encoded by the coding sequence ATGACCAGAACCGACACACCAGCCCGTGCGCTCCAGGAGTCGCACCTCCCGGTCCAGGCGAAGCTCGCCGCGGCCTGGGCCAGCTTCATGTTCCTCTACATCTACGTCGACTACCTCGCCCTGTACAAGCCCGGCTTCGTCAACGAGATCCTGGGCGGCGTCGTTCACGAGTTCGACACCGGCCCGACCTTCGTCGCCCTCGCGCTCACGCTCATGGCCGTCCCGATCCTCATGATCCTGCTCTCCATGGCACTCCCCGCCCGGGTCAACCGCGCCACCAACCTCGTCGTGGCCGCGCTCTACATCCCCGTCACGGTGTACAACGCGGACGGCGAGTCCTGGACCTACCTCTACTTCTACGCCTTCTCCATCGGGCTCGAGCTGCTGCTCCTGGCCTTCATCCTGCGCGCCGCATGGACCTGGCCGCGGACCGTTCGCGCCACCGCCGACCGTGACCTCGCCCAGGCCCCGGTGTGA
- a CDS encoding sensor histidine kinase, with protein sequence MSSALVVISLVELLLRDDRAWAPLLVGVSVVVAACLLWRRTRPLAAVTVAFGTVLAFDIARIAVIDTTGLLGIAGLLVLPYALLRWGAGREAALGLGVILVWLPVTLVADPTSPAEKVAGYGFFLFSAALGAAVRYRTRSRDRDIEQVRLHQRNELARELHDTVGHRVLAIAVQAQAGRALSAADPERALATLVTIEEEASRTLKEMRALVGVLRDGTDADLAPRRGVADVERLARPGGEVLGVRVRVAGDVEAVEPAVGTAVYLIAAEAVTNATRHASGATGVTVDVTASRNRVHLRVRDDGEAATAGSPHAGYGLRGMAERASLLGGTLRAGPDPDGGWSVDASLPRRGRAS encoded by the coding sequence TTGTCCTCGGCCCTTGTCGTGATCTCGCTCGTCGAGCTGCTGCTGCGCGACGACCGGGCCTGGGCGCCGCTGCTGGTCGGCGTCAGCGTCGTGGTGGCGGCGTGCCTGCTGTGGCGACGCACGCGGCCGCTGGCCGCCGTCACCGTGGCCTTCGGAACCGTCCTCGCGTTCGACATCGCGCGGATCGCGGTCATCGACACCACCGGTCTGCTGGGCATCGCCGGGCTGCTGGTGCTGCCCTACGCCCTGCTGCGCTGGGGAGCGGGTCGAGAGGCCGCCCTCGGGCTCGGCGTCATCCTCGTCTGGCTACCCGTCACCCTCGTCGCGGACCCGACCTCACCTGCCGAGAAGGTCGCCGGCTACGGTTTCTTCCTGTTCTCGGCCGCGCTCGGTGCGGCGGTGCGGTACCGCACCAGAAGCCGCGACCGCGACATCGAGCAGGTGCGGCTCCACCAGCGCAACGAACTCGCCCGCGAGCTGCACGACACGGTCGGCCACCGCGTCCTGGCCATCGCCGTCCAGGCGCAGGCGGGTCGCGCGCTGTCCGCCGCGGATCCGGAGCGCGCGCTGGCCACCCTGGTCACCATCGAGGAAGAGGCGTCCCGGACACTCAAGGAGATGCGCGCCCTCGTGGGTGTGCTGCGCGACGGGACGGACGCCGATCTCGCCCCCCGGCGAGGGGTGGCGGACGTCGAACGACTCGCGCGTCCCGGCGGTGAGGTGCTGGGCGTCCGCGTGCGGGTCGCCGGGGACGTCGAGGCCGTGGAGCCGGCTGTCGGCACCGCCGTCTACCTGATCGCCGCCGAGGCGGTCACCAACGCGACCCGCCATGCCTCCGGCGCCACCGGGGTCACCGTCGACGTCACCGCGTCCCGCAACCGGGTGCACCTGCGGGTGCGCGACGACGGCGAGGCGGCGACGGCCGGCTCCCCGCACGCCGGCTACGGGCTGCGCGGCATGGCCGAGCGGGCGAGCCTGCTCGGCGGCACCCTCCGGGCGGGACCCGACCCGGACGGCGGCTGGAGCGTCGACGCCTCGCTGCCGCGGAGAGGACGGGCGTCATGA
- a CDS encoding response regulator: protein MTIRVLVADDQDIVRAGLCMILDAQPGITVVGEAADGRRAIAMARALRPDVCLLDIRMPEVDGIEATRQLAGADVADPLAVVVITTFDLDEYVHGALKAGARGFLLKDAGAEMLTQAVHAAARGDALIAPNITARLLSSFANSRSRPVPPEPVEPLTAREEQVLLAAARGRTNSEIGDELSISLSTVKTHIAALMRKLNARNRVEIVMWAYETRRVGA from the coding sequence ATGACCATCCGCGTGCTGGTCGCCGACGACCAGGACATCGTCCGGGCGGGGCTCTGCATGATCCTGGACGCCCAACCGGGGATCACCGTCGTCGGTGAGGCCGCCGACGGCCGCCGGGCGATCGCCATGGCCCGTGCGCTGCGTCCCGACGTGTGCCTGCTGGACATCCGCATGCCCGAGGTCGACGGCATCGAAGCCACCCGCCAGCTCGCCGGGGCCGACGTCGCCGATCCGCTGGCCGTCGTGGTCATCACCACCTTCGATCTTGACGAGTACGTCCACGGCGCGCTGAAGGCGGGTGCCCGGGGCTTCCTCCTCAAGGACGCCGGCGCCGAGATGCTCACCCAGGCCGTCCATGCCGCCGCCCGCGGTGACGCCCTGATCGCACCGAACATCACCGCGAGGCTCCTGTCGTCCTTCGCGAACAGCCGCTCGCGCCCGGTGCCACCCGAGCCGGTCGAGCCGCTGACCGCCCGCGAGGAACAGGTCCTGCTGGCCGCCGCCCGCGGGCGGACCAACAGCGAGATCGGCGATGAGCTGTCGATCAGCCTCAGCACCGTCAAGACCCACATCGCCGCCCTGATGCGTAAGCTCAACGCCCGCAACCGCGTCGAGATCGTCATGTGGGCCTACGAGACACGCCGCGTCGGCGCCTGA
- a CDS encoding Rid family hydrolase, whose product MTEPQFFDTPGYGLWMLENRHYHQAVRIGDRVDISGQGGWDDRLAFPESIEEEIVRAFDNVERTLATAGATWRDVVSVDSFHASDSPDVLGEVHAPVMIEQFRKRMGDRSPIWTMLGVATLAAPNMRVEIKVTAVVGRT is encoded by the coding sequence ATGACTGAGCCACAGTTCTTCGACACGCCCGGCTACGGCCTGTGGATGCTGGAGAACCGGCACTACCACCAGGCCGTCCGGATCGGCGACCGGGTCGACATCTCCGGCCAGGGCGGCTGGGACGACCGACTGGCCTTCCCCGAGTCGATCGAGGAGGAGATCGTCCGGGCCTTCGACAACGTCGAGCGCACCCTGGCCACGGCCGGAGCCACCTGGCGGGACGTCGTCTCCGTCGACTCCTTCCACGCCTCGGACTCCCCCGACGTCCTCGGCGAGGTGCACGCCCCGGTCATGATCGAGCAGTTCCGCAAGCGGATGGGCGACCGGTCGCCCATCTGGACCATGCTCGGCGTCGCGACGCTGGCCGCGCCGAACATGCGCGTCGAGATCAAGGTGACCGCCGTCGTCGGCCGCACCTGA
- a CDS encoding MarR family winged helix-turn-helix transcriptional regulator, with product MATTATPGPDGEHADRALWLSPEEKDAWTGLASLVLLLPGRLETPLQQAAGLSLFDYLTLSHMSEAPDRRLRMSELAYLANGSLSRLSNVVKRFEQRGWVERFPDPGDRRYTIATLTDAGYDVVVAAAPAHVRSVRRYVLDPLTPADRRALMRIATKLKVRPVDLAEETAGP from the coding sequence ATGGCCACCACCGCCACCCCCGGTCCCGACGGCGAGCACGCCGACCGGGCGCTCTGGCTCTCGCCGGAGGAGAAGGACGCCTGGACCGGCCTGGCCTCGCTGGTCCTGCTGCTGCCCGGCCGGCTGGAGACGCCCCTGCAGCAGGCGGCCGGCCTGAGCCTGTTCGACTACCTGACCCTCAGCCACATGTCCGAGGCGCCGGACCGACGCCTACGGATGAGTGAACTCGCCTACCTGGCCAACGGCTCGTTGTCCCGCCTCTCCAACGTGGTCAAGCGGTTCGAGCAGCGCGGTTGGGTGGAGCGCTTCCCCGACCCGGGGGACCGCCGGTACACGATCGCCACCCTCACCGACGCCGGCTACGACGTCGTCGTCGCCGCCGCGCCCGCGCACGTGCGCTCGGTGCGGCGGTACGTGCTCGACCCCCTCACCCCCGCCGACCGACGCGCGCTGATGCGCATCGCCACCAAGCTCAAGGTCCGGCCGGTCGACCTCGCCGAGGAGACGGCCGGTCCCTAG
- a CDS encoding glycoside hydrolase family protein produces MHRWQRDGANRAVRAVVVLGSVGVVLGAGLAVVPTARAGSGTTIVGAGGRCVDVAWTRTANGTPIQVADCNGTIAQDWSHDGSGSVRALGKCLDVAGSVWADGTRIQLFDCNGTGAQQWRFTDGQLVNTGSGKCLDAPGDADGTHLRLWTCTGSPNQRWNVPGAPRPAGGAGKKGVSTWTFPRVADGVHAVGAGWYYDWSADPADVPAQAEFVPMIWGAGAVDDGELDTARRSGTTLLGFNEPDLPQQANMSVEQALELWPRLERTGMRLGSPAVAFGGEVPGGWLDRFLSGARQRGMRVDFIALHWYGSDFGEAAPQHLMNYVQAVHERYGLPVWVTEFSLINFAGHPRYPSAGQLTEFVRQATARLQAAPYVERFALFALPASGETAAIGLYREEGVLTPAGDAYRRS; encoded by the coding sequence ATGCACAGGTGGCAGCGGGACGGCGCGAACCGGGCGGTACGCGCCGTCGTGGTCCTCGGTTCGGTCGGGGTCGTGCTCGGAGCGGGGCTGGCCGTCGTGCCCACCGCGCGGGCCGGTTCCGGCACCACCATCGTCGGCGCCGGTGGTCGATGCGTCGACGTGGCGTGGACGCGGACCGCCAACGGCACACCGATCCAGGTCGCCGACTGCAACGGCACGATCGCCCAGGACTGGTCCCACGACGGCTCCGGGTCGGTGCGGGCGCTGGGGAAGTGCCTCGACGTCGCCGGCAGCGTCTGGGCGGACGGCACGCGCATCCAGTTGTTCGACTGCAACGGCACCGGCGCGCAACAGTGGCGGTTCACCGACGGGCAACTGGTCAACACCGGCTCCGGCAAGTGCCTCGACGCCCCCGGCGACGCCGACGGCACGCACCTGCGGCTGTGGACCTGCACCGGCAGCCCGAACCAGCGGTGGAACGTGCCGGGCGCGCCGCGGCCGGCCGGCGGGGCGGGGAAGAAGGGCGTGAGCACGTGGACCTTCCCCCGCGTCGCCGACGGCGTCCACGCGGTGGGGGCCGGCTGGTACTACGACTGGTCCGCGGACCCGGCGGACGTCCCGGCGCAGGCGGAGTTCGTACCGATGATCTGGGGAGCCGGCGCGGTCGACGACGGCGAACTCGACACCGCGCGGCGCTCGGGCACCACGCTGCTCGGTTTCAACGAGCCCGACCTGCCGCAGCAGGCGAACATGAGCGTCGAGCAGGCGCTGGAGCTGTGGCCGCGGCTCGAACGGACCGGTATGCGCCTGGGCAGCCCGGCCGTCGCGTTCGGTGGCGAGGTCCCCGGCGGGTGGCTGGACCGCTTCCTGAGCGGGGCGCGTCAGCGCGGCATGCGCGTGGACTTCATCGCCCTGCACTGGTACGGCTCGGACTTCGGCGAGGCCGCCCCGCAACACCTGATGAACTACGTGCAGGCGGTGCACGAGCGCTACGGACTGCCCGTGTGGGTCACCGAGTTCAGCCTGATCAACTTCGCTGGTCATCCGCGCTACCCGAGCGCCGGGCAGTTGACCGAGTTCGTCCGCCAGGCCACCGCCCGGCTGCAGGCGGCCCCGTACGTCGAGCGCTTCGCCCTGTTCGCGCTGCCCGCGTCGGGGGAGACGGCGGCGATCGGCCTGTATCGCGAGGAGGGCGTCCTGACCCCGGCCGGGGACGCGTACCGCAGGTCATGA
- a CDS encoding toll/interleukin-1 receptor domain-containing protein, producing the protein MEVVMSRTARLGLAGAVTAVAVVLMALAASTTTTSAYLAVTGTGLLMSAAAVLWAVANARRQSRAPDVSKSGRRGHVFVSYSRRDIGYVRRLVAFLRDLHIDVWMDEQIPNGTRWDQVLKDRIDTAAVVVLVMSPAAEESNWVNAEVDRARAHGKPLLPLLLKGNVTFGLSRIQHEDVTSGRMPRADFVRRLRDLTGAAQPPLSLPQPGDATRRLLPIPSATRMDVGQFLARLAENRHRRIDVLIGIDESGKSTLLRKLVVDYRDQGDDVRYLDLSLVDWRQALPTQPAASVVFIDHLDRIAEVERFRAAFDIFDRVLPALFSAGLSRLILALSTDWRTSFTEVYRLPPEVMLNKALPDVPFEAHFLRTYSDEELATLCGELGLDADGYRDVSLRRAGVLAMASNTSEQWPQATPSRIRDVLAARWIEAGNGSLDRDARRAMWELVGTLTLQGEPVVLDLEQLSHLLDDRFDRAHLRAQVGGPLRLEAEHVEPDSPAWADLAAARVLRSVLAVRTTTPIISPLRTSVLDTLRGLYDPGDLTAQVDRKLTSIAGADFTAMGYLGPVLATLRARLSPDELLVFRDLSLQGPDHSEVRTIGPQVAAAVEAALLHAMRRSLPGLVRMLNEVQASEHSAYRGGSRVWLTARAWASGLPLRASAESTLAELLPNDGSWRYEDILDIAVTGATTKLMSGNVAALHSCLSGRHDPVEQYLADVWDGVNDGAWDQIDATTRAYVASLDLPPAMTGSLTAIHCRLQRAHLGAQDVRAWRLIDCELLLADFRSCANVELADFSGSNWWAAILPPPARYHLSRSSADPRFLAWCAAPPWSNPYYTSQWPTPFD; encoded by the coding sequence GTGGAGGTCGTGATGTCCCGGACAGCCCGACTCGGCCTTGCCGGGGCGGTGACCGCCGTAGCGGTCGTCCTCATGGCGCTCGCCGCATCCACGACCACCACGAGCGCGTATCTCGCTGTCACCGGAACCGGCCTGTTGATGTCCGCGGCAGCTGTCCTCTGGGCCGTGGCGAACGCACGCCGCCAGTCTCGGGCGCCCGACGTTTCGAAATCCGGCCGGCGGGGGCACGTGTTCGTCAGCTACTCCCGCCGCGACATCGGGTACGTCCGACGTCTCGTCGCTTTCCTTCGCGACCTCCACATCGACGTATGGATGGATGAGCAAATCCCCAACGGGACCCGGTGGGACCAGGTGCTCAAGGATAGAATTGATACGGCTGCCGTGGTCGTCCTGGTCATGTCCCCCGCAGCCGAGGAGTCGAACTGGGTGAACGCGGAAGTCGATCGGGCGCGCGCTCACGGCAAGCCGCTCCTGCCGCTGCTGTTGAAGGGCAACGTCACGTTCGGCCTCAGCCGCATCCAGCACGAAGATGTGACGAGCGGACGGATGCCGCGCGCGGACTTCGTACGCCGGTTGCGTGACCTCACCGGTGCCGCGCAGCCACCGCTCTCGCTACCGCAGCCTGGGGACGCCACTCGACGGCTACTCCCGATTCCCAGTGCAACTCGTATGGATGTCGGCCAGTTCCTGGCCCGACTCGCCGAGAATCGTCACCGTCGGATCGACGTGCTCATAGGAATCGATGAATCGGGAAAGTCGACACTGTTGCGGAAGCTGGTCGTGGACTATCGCGATCAGGGCGACGACGTTCGTTACCTCGATCTGTCCCTGGTCGACTGGCGCCAAGCCCTGCCGACCCAGCCTGCAGCATCGGTCGTCTTCATCGACCACCTGGACCGAATCGCGGAGGTTGAAAGGTTTCGGGCCGCTTTCGACATCTTCGACCGGGTATTACCCGCGCTCTTCTCGGCCGGGCTGTCCCGCCTGATCCTCGCGCTCAGCACGGACTGGCGAACGAGCTTTACCGAGGTCTACCGCCTACCGCCGGAGGTGATGCTCAACAAGGCCCTGCCCGACGTGCCGTTCGAGGCTCATTTTCTCCGCACCTATTCGGACGAGGAGCTCGCGACGCTCTGCGGTGAGCTCGGCCTCGATGCCGACGGCTACCGTGATGTGTCGCTTCGTCGCGCCGGAGTGCTGGCGATGGCCTCGAACACGTCCGAGCAGTGGCCGCAGGCGACCCCGTCTCGCATTCGTGACGTACTGGCCGCGCGGTGGATCGAAGCAGGCAATGGCTCCCTCGACCGGGACGCGCGGCGTGCTATGTGGGAGCTGGTGGGAACGCTTACACTGCAGGGCGAGCCGGTCGTCCTTGACCTGGAACAGCTCAGTCACCTGCTGGACGATCGGTTCGACCGCGCGCATCTGCGCGCCCAGGTCGGCGGTCCGTTGCGTTTGGAGGCCGAGCACGTGGAGCCAGACTCGCCCGCGTGGGCCGACCTCGCGGCCGCCCGGGTCCTACGTAGCGTCCTCGCCGTACGCACCACTACGCCGATCATCTCACCACTGCGCACCTCTGTGCTCGACACCCTGAGAGGTTTGTACGATCCGGGCGACCTGACCGCCCAAGTCGACCGGAAACTGACATCGATCGCGGGAGCCGATTTCACTGCGATGGGGTACCTGGGTCCGGTCCTCGCAACGCTGCGTGCGCGCCTCTCTCCTGACGAGTTGCTCGTCTTCCGAGACCTGTCCCTGCAAGGGCCGGACCATTCCGAGGTGCGGACGATCGGCCCGCAAGTAGCGGCCGCGGTCGAAGCGGCACTGTTGCACGCGATGCGACGTTCGCTGCCTGGCCTCGTCCGGATGTTGAACGAGGTGCAGGCCAGCGAACACAGCGCATATCGGGGCGGTAGTCGTGTCTGGCTAACCGCTCGGGCATGGGCCTCTGGGCTGCCACTGCGGGCCTCGGCTGAGTCGACCCTCGCGGAACTGTTGCCGAACGACGGGTCGTGGCGATACGAGGACATTCTCGACATCGCGGTGACCGGTGCGACCACCAAGTTGATGAGCGGGAACGTGGCAGCGTTGCACTCCTGCCTGAGCGGCCGTCACGACCCGGTTGAGCAGTACCTCGCGGACGTCTGGGATGGGGTCAATGACGGCGCGTGGGACCAGATCGATGCCACTACGCGGGCCTACGTCGCCTCACTCGACCTCCCTCCTGCCATGACCGGCAGCTTGACGGCGATCCACTGCCGACTGCAGCGTGCCCACCTGGGTGCTCAAGACGTCCGAGCATGGCGGCTCATCGACTGCGAATTGCTGCTCGCCGATTTTCGATCATGCGCGAACGTCGAGCTCGCTGACTTCAGCGGCTCCAACTGGTGGGCCGCAATTCTTCCGCCACCCGCTCGTTACCACCTGTCACGTTCCTCTGCTGACCCGCGTTTTCTGGCCTGGTGCGCGGCACCGCCATGGAGCAATCCTTACTACACGAGTCAGTGGCCCACGCCCTTCGACTGA
- a CDS encoding radical SAM protein, translated as MPALANEKIRLIVTAKCNLDCFYCHNEGQAKEETFISPVQVEVIGGALDAASLRASEVTISGGEPLLHPELAEIIGLADAFADHVTMVSNGILARPAQLGILARRGLRKLRLGVDSLDDTKPRPSPGRLAAPFRIQELVASARALGILVDLNTVVTRYNRNQLGDLARFAVTNGLSIKFFEHVEVDEYGTVDNVGEMLPRPQVPVEHFERQLNQALGTTVELVPTPEFGESNVACRIDGIEIRYCRYLCAFDLCWLTGTRIDPRGFVYNCMVNRGLDRLSDPAPSTVLNILSRASARPCKARIRSGS; from the coding sequence ATGCCTGCGCTGGCCAATGAGAAGATCCGCCTGATCGTCACAGCGAAGTGCAACCTCGACTGCTTCTACTGCCATAACGAAGGTCAGGCCAAAGAGGAGACGTTCATCTCGCCGGTGCAGGTCGAAGTGATCGGCGGTGCCCTCGATGCCGCCTCGCTGCGGGCGTCGGAGGTCACGATCAGCGGGGGTGAGCCTCTGCTCCACCCGGAGTTGGCCGAGATCATCGGGCTCGCCGACGCTTTCGCCGATCACGTCACGATGGTCTCCAATGGCATCCTGGCACGTCCGGCGCAACTTGGGATCCTTGCGCGGAGAGGACTCCGGAAGTTGCGTCTCGGCGTGGATTCCCTCGACGACACGAAACCGCGCCCGTCGCCCGGCAGGCTGGCGGCACCATTCCGGATTCAGGAGCTCGTGGCGTCGGCACGGGCGCTCGGGATTCTCGTCGACCTGAACACCGTAGTGACTCGGTACAACCGGAATCAACTCGGTGACCTGGCACGCTTCGCGGTTACGAACGGGTTGTCGATCAAGTTTTTCGAGCACGTGGAGGTCGACGAGTACGGCACGGTGGACAACGTTGGCGAGATGCTGCCGCGGCCACAGGTGCCGGTGGAACACTTCGAGCGACAGCTCAACCAGGCTCTGGGGACCACAGTCGAACTGGTCCCAACGCCCGAGTTCGGTGAGTCCAATGTCGCCTGTCGGATCGACGGCATCGAGATCCGATACTGTCGATATCTTTGCGCGTTCGACCTGTGCTGGCTGACCGGCACCCGCATAGACCCGCGGGGCTTCGTTTACAACTGCATGGTCAACCGAGGATTGGACCGGCTCAGCGACCCTGCACCATCGACTGTTCTAAACATCCTGAGCCGGGCCTCTGCGCGTCCGTGTAAGGCCAGGATCCGGAGCGGCTCGTGA
- a CDS encoding AAA family ATPase, which yields MILAVEGLDGVGKTTVSRLLAARLNAAHVALPPPELLLRTTALLRRHDSLARYLYYLSAAAATDVVAQSGVLVVADRYVASAHALHLHVAGEAAQILRDLPLPAPTLTVYLTADEQSRRARLNGRATPLDPFEKALNDSEPFRTAVARRLRSGPNTHVIDTTGHAAEDVADAAVKIWDRVVHGGRDASTEH from the coding sequence GTGATTCTTGCTGTCGAGGGCCTGGACGGGGTCGGTAAGACCACGGTGAGCCGACTTCTCGCCGCGCGACTCAACGCTGCTCATGTCGCCTTGCCACCTCCCGAACTGCTGCTGCGGACGACGGCGTTGCTCCGTCGTCACGACTCGCTCGCCCGATATCTCTATTACCTGAGTGCCGCCGCCGCGACCGATGTCGTTGCCCAATCCGGTGTGCTGGTGGTCGCCGACCGGTATGTCGCGTCGGCCCATGCGTTGCACCTTCACGTGGCGGGGGAAGCCGCCCAGATCCTGCGCGACCTGCCGCTTCCGGCGCCGACGCTCACGGTGTATCTCACCGCCGACGAGCAGAGCAGGCGCGCCCGTCTCAACGGCCGAGCCACTCCCCTCGATCCATTCGAGAAGGCGCTCAACGACAGCGAGCCGTTTCGGACCGCTGTCGCCCGACGGTTGCGGTCCGGCCCGAACACTCACGTGATCGACACCACCGGGCACGCGGCCGAAGATGTGGCGGATGCCGCTGTCAAGATTTGGGACAGGGTGGTTCACGGTGGCCGAGATGCCAGCACAGAACACTAA